ATTCTCCTTTCCATTTAAATGTTATAATTTTCATAATTGGAGAAACTTTTACACGCCTTTCTTCATGGAAAGCTGTACGCTTAAACTACAAAATAAATATTAACTTTGAACTAAAAGGTGAAGAAATGATGAAAAAAAAATTAGCCGTTATTAGTACAGCTTGCTTACTTATTCTTGCAAGTGACCCCATCTCTTCTTATGCTACTCCTGATTCCCCGGATTCCTCTTCCGATGTTTTGGACCAGTCAACGGACGTGGATACAACTGAAGATGTAAAAGCTATTTTTGACTCTCTCTATCAAGAAGGCTATTCGCTCGGAGAAGAAGATGGATACGCACAGAAAAAATTCGAGCAGTTCGATCAAACAACAGGACTGGACAAATCTTCTGAAGAATTCACGTGGTTTATGATGGGGTATACGGTAGGATATAAAAAAGGACAGCAGCAAAAAGAGGAAGAACTCAAGACTGAACAAGAAAATGAAATGGCTGCCGGCGAAGAGGAAGGCTATCAGCAAGGCGTCCTTGATTACAAACATGCTACTATTCAATCGGAAATCGACCCTTTCCCTTCTAAGTCATCCGACTGGAATAAAGGTTATGTTCAAGGCTACAAAAAAGCTATTTCTTTAATGGACCTATCTGTTAAAGCAAAAAAAGAAGGCTATGAACAAGGTCTTGAAAATGATTCGATGAGTGTTCCCAGCATGTATGATGATGAGGATGTCACACGTCAGGCTTTTACAGAAGGCTTTGAAACCGCTCAAGCCGAAGTACTGAATCAGCAAAAAAAGCAGTTTGAAAAGCAAGGCTACGTACAAGGCTATCACGACCTTCCACTCGAAGTACCTGCAGAAGCAGAGGGCGAATTGCAAACAGCCTTTGAACAAGGATATGAAAAAGGACAGAAACAAAAACAAAAAGACGTAAAAGCAGATGGATACGACTCAGCTTTCACTTATCAGACCTATAGAGCGCCTAAAAGTCTTCAGGACAAGCCTCAACTAGAAAAATGGTACAAAGCAGGTTTTTATTCGAATAAAGATGTGAAATCTTTACAGCAAAAAGCTTATAAAGACGGCTGGAAACTAGGAAAAGAAATGAGCGTTCCGAAAAAATACAAGCAAAATAAAGCTGCGGTGGCGATGTACAAGAAATATTTTGAACAAGGCCAAAAAAAGCAGGATAAAACAGTGAGTCATATCCTGCTCGGCAGCGGTATCGTTCTTACACTGCTTGCCCTTATCACGCTATGGAGACTTCGCCGCCGTAAAAATGAAGATACAACACTAGATAGCTAAAGACAAGTACATAAAAAACCCGAAAAATCATGATTTTTCGGGTTTTTATGTTAAATAATCATTCGTTTATTTTCCGCAAGCTGAACTTCTTGCTCCTGTTTTGACTGATTTTGTTTTCGAATTTTCAAATAATAATAAACATAACAGCCTATAAAGAAGATACCTCCGCAGTATAACGCCATTCGCTGCTCAGGATCAAACGCAAGACTGATCATAACAATACAGTTCGTAATAAGCGCTACGATAGGCAGAACCGGATAAAGAGGTGTTCTAAATTTCAGATCTTCTACTTTTCCACCTTTAGCCACGTAAGCACGACGGAATGCAAGCAGTGAAGCTGTAATCGCAATCCAGCCAATTTGAGCGCCAAGTCCAGCGAGTGAAATCAGCCATACGAAAACGGTTTTAGCTGCCACTACGCTTGAAAGCAGCGAAAAGCATGAAATCACAAGCGTAATTAATAGTGCATTAAACGGTACACCTCTTTTGTTGACTTTTCCAAGCGCAGGACTTGCCATTCCTTCTCTTGAAAGAGAATAAAGCATACGTGTAGCCGCGTAAAACCCAGAGTTTGCGACTGAAAGAAGAGCTGTTAAAATGATAAAGTTCATAATATCCGCCGCGTAAGGTACACCTACACTATCTAACACAACAACAAACGGGCTTTCTACAACGCCTGCTTTTTCACGAGGAATCATGCTTGCTAAGACAAACACGGATAAGACGAAAAAGAAAAGCGTACGCCAAACCGTTTGCTTGATCGCTTTTGGAATTGTTTTTTCCGGATTTTCACTTTCTCCCGCCGCAATTCCAATCAATTCTGTTCCTTGAAACGAAAAGTTCACCGTAATCATTGTAATCAGTAAAGCCGTTACACCGTTTGGAAACAGCCCTTCGGCAAAGAAGTTTGATAGAAGCGGTGCTTCCTGTCCGCTTTTCATATCAATAAGTCCAAACATTGCCGCTCCGCCTACCACAATAAACATAATGATGGCGAAAATTTTAACGCTTGAAAACCAAAATTCTGTTTCACCAAATGCTTTGGCTGAAAGTGCATTTAGTGAAAAAATTAACGCTCCAAAAATGGCGCACCATAACCAAACGGGCGAGCCTGGGAACCATCTTTGCATTAATTGTCCGGCAGCTAAAAACTCAAGTGCCACCGTTACTGCCCATCCTAGCCAGTACAGCCATCCAATCGCAAAACCTGTTGCAGGGCCGATAAATTTAGTGGAGTACGTTTGAAACGATCCTGCAACTGGCATAGCAACGGATAATTCTCCAAGACACAGCATCGTTAGATACATAATGATCCCTCCTACTAAGTAGGAAATCATTGCTCCCATCGGACCTGCTTCATTGATGGTATAACCTGAACCAAGAAAAAAACCGGTACCAATACATCCTCCTAGTGATATCATAAAAAGATGCCTTGTTTTCATCGTTCTTTTTAATTCTCCTGGCTGTCCCTGTGGAATATTCATCCCATTTCCTCCCTTTGCTGCACAAAAATGAAATCGCTTTCATTTTTTTAGGTTTATTTTGTTTTTATAGCCGCTTATTAGGCAGCTCTTCCTGACTGAAGTCAATTGGTGCCGGATGATTTTCAAATGGCGCCACCCCCGTAACGAAGATGGCAGCCGCTTAGTCCTGCATGACCGTTTCTTGGATCACAACAGATTTTCTCCACACGATACCTGTAAGTAGCTTTTTCCTATAAAAGCTTATCGCCAAACAATGAACTCATTAACGCAACCGCTACTTCTGCAGTTTTGTTATGCTGATCTAAAATGGGGTTCACTTCTACAAATTCAGCAGATGTCACCATGTCTGCTTCCGCTAGCATTTCCATTGCTAAATGACTTTCTCGGTAGCTGATGCCGCCTTTTACAGGTGTACCTACGCCTGGTGCATCATCTGGATCTAAGCCGTCTAAGTCCAGCGACAGGTGCACACCGTCTGTACCGCTTAAATAATCAATCGTTTCTTTCATCACTTGCGTCATACCTAAACGATCAATTTCATGCATCGTATACACTTTAATTCCTTTTTCTTTAATTAACTCTTTTTCACCATCATCTAGTGAGCGTGCACCGATAATAACTAGATTTTCAGGTTTAATTTTTGGTGTATACCCTCCAATATTTAAAAGTACAGGATGTCCTATACCCAGGCTCACCGCTAACGGCATGCCGTGAATGTTGCCCGATGGAGATGTTTCAGCGGTATTTAAATCACCATGAGCATCATACCAAATAACGCCTAAATTTTCTGAACCTTTCGCCACTCCTGCAAGCGTTCCAATTGCAATACTGTGATCTCCGCCTAATATTAACGGAAAGCGGTCTTGCTCTTTCACTTCTTCAACTCTTGCAGCAAGCTGTTCATTTCCGCTGGCTACAGCCGCTAAGTTTTTCAAATTCGTATTTTTATCCACGTCTGCCCGTTCTTTAATCTCTACTTTAATATCGCCTTCATCATGTACGGTATAGCCAAGAGCTTCTAAGCGTGTATTCATGCCCGCATAGCGGATTGCGCTCGGCCCCATGTCTACGCCCCTTCTTGTTTGCCCGTAATCCATTGGTACACCGATAATTGAAATTTCTTTTTTCATTTTCTATACCTCCGTTGCATGTTAGTCTGTGTGAAGTAAACATAGGCGTTTATTTAACTATGTATTTTTTCATTGATACAGCCCCTCATCTATTTCTTATGCAAAAATGATGCCAACTTTGTTTGTAGCATTCTATCAGTCTTTTTATCACAGTTTTTCTTACACATGCCAAAAAAACTGTCGATTTCTACAACTTTTTGGCAAACTACGCAAATTTTTTTGTCGTTTGGTTTAAAATCGCCAATTTTATTTGCTTTCTTAAAAAGGAGTGAGCCAATATATAAATGAAACCTACGTTTACCATCGCAATAAAAAATCCGAACGCTTTAGATTCTCTATCAAGAATCAAACGCGTTCGGATCTTCCTTCAACTAAGCTACTTTTATTCCATTTAATTTGTAATAACGTCTCCGTCTTCATCATCGCCGGTATCGTTTTCACCAGGATCTTTTTCTAATGAGACTACTTTCTTTTCTTCATCCCATTTCACTTTGTAGCCAAGTGATTTGGCTACTTTGATAACCGATAAATAGGAGTGGTGATTTGGCTTATACAGCTTTAAATCACTCGAATCAATGACGCCTAATCCTAGCAGCAGGCGGTCGGACTGAACGTAAGGCTTTCCATCAATCAGTTTTACTTGCTTATCAGTAAATGGATACACGGCACGGTTGACTTCGACCGTAAACTCTCCTTTTTTCTCTTCTTTAATTGGTTTTGGCTGTTTGGATACATATTTAATTGCGTCTACTCCTAATA
The genomic region above belongs to Priestia megaterium and contains:
- a CDS encoding amino acid permease, with the protein product MNIPQGQPGELKRTMKTRHLFMISLGGCIGTGFFLGSGYTINEAGPMGAMISYLVGGIIMYLTMLCLGELSVAMPVAGSFQTYSTKFIGPATGFAIGWLYWLGWAVTVALEFLAAGQLMQRWFPGSPVWLWCAIFGALIFSLNALSAKAFGETEFWFSSVKIFAIIMFIVVGGAAMFGLIDMKSGQEAPLLSNFFAEGLFPNGVTALLITMITVNFSFQGTELIGIAAGESENPEKTIPKAIKQTVWRTLFFFVLSVFVLASMIPREKAGVVESPFVVVLDSVGVPYAADIMNFIILTALLSVANSGFYAATRMLYSLSREGMASPALGKVNKRGVPFNALLITLVISCFSLLSSVVAAKTVFVWLISLAGLGAQIGWIAITASLLAFRRAYVAKGGKVEDLKFRTPLYPVLPIVALITNCIVMISLAFDPEQRMALYCGGIFFIGCYVYYYLKIRKQNQSKQEQEVQLAENKRMII
- the rocF gene encoding arginase, producing MKKEISIIGVPMDYGQTRRGVDMGPSAIRYAGMNTRLEALGYTVHDEGDIKVEIKERADVDKNTNLKNLAAVASGNEQLAARVEEVKEQDRFPLILGGDHSIAIGTLAGVAKGSENLGVIWYDAHGDLNTAETSPSGNIHGMPLAVSLGIGHPVLLNIGGYTPKIKPENLVIIGARSLDDGEKELIKEKGIKVYTMHEIDRLGMTQVMKETIDYLSGTDGVHLSLDLDGLDPDDAPGVGTPVKGGISYRESHLAMEMLAEADMVTSAEFVEVNPILDQHNKTAEVAVALMSSLFGDKLL